A portion of the Musa acuminata AAA Group cultivar baxijiao chromosome BXJ1-1, Cavendish_Baxijiao_AAA, whole genome shotgun sequence genome contains these proteins:
- the LOC135629501 gene encoding serine/threonine-protein phosphatase PP-X isozyme 2-like isoform X3, with translation MEDYKMMRYIVRYPDRITLIRGNHESRQITQVYGFYDECLRKYGSVNVWRYCTDIFDYLSLSALIENKIFSVHGGLSPAITTLDQIRTIDRKQEVPHDGGMCDLLWSDPEDAVDGWGISPRGAGYLFGGNVVMSFNHSNNIDYICRAHQLVMEGYKWMFNNQIITVWSAPNYCYRCGNVAAILQLDEGLNKQFQVFEAAPHESRGIPSKKPPPDYFL, from the exons ATGGAGGATTATAAGATGATGAGATACATT GTGAGGTATCCAGACCGCATAACACTTATTCGAGGAAACCATGAAAGCCGGCAGATTACACAG GTATATGGATTCTACGATGAGTGCCTCCGTAAGTATGGATCAGTAAACGTATGGCGATATTGCACGGATATTTTTGACTACTTAAG TCTGTCAGCACTTATTGAAAACAAAATCTTTAGTGTCCATGGAGGTCTTTCTCCTGCTATAACAACTTTAGACCAG ATCCGAACAATAGATCGTAAGCAAGAGGTTCCTCATGATGGAGGCATGTGTGATCTTCTATGGTCAGATCCAGAAGATGCTGTTGATGGCTGGGGTATAAGTCCCAGGGGTGCAGGCTATTTGTTCGGAGGGAATGTTGTTATGTCCTTTAATCATTCAAATAATATCGATTACATATGTCGTGCACATCAGTTGGTTATGGAAGGATACAAATGGATGTTTAACAACCAGATTATAACTGTCTGGTCTGCTCCTAATTACTGTTACAG GTGTGGTAATGTGGCAGCTATACTTCAGCTGGATGAGGGCCTGAATAAGCAGTTCCAAGTATTTGAAGCTGCACCACAT GAATCAAGAGGGATTCCTTCCAAAAAGCCACCTCCAGATTACTTCCTCTGA
- the LOC135629501 gene encoding serine/threonine-protein phosphatase PP-X isozyme 2-like isoform X2 yields MHPNKGLKAEDGVRYPDRITLIRGNHESRQITQVYGFYDECLRKYGSVNVWRYCTDIFDYLSLSALIENKIFSVHGGLSPAITTLDQIRTIDRKQEVPHDGGMCDLLWSDPEDAVDGWGISPRGAGYLFGGNVVMSFNHSNNIDYICRAHQLVMEGYKWMFNNQIITVWSAPNYCYRCGNVAAILQLDEGLNKQFQVFEAAPHESRGIPSKKPPPDYFL; encoded by the exons ATGCATCCAAACAAGGGTCTTAAAGCTGAAGATGGT GTGAGGTATCCAGACCGCATAACACTTATTCGAGGAAACCATGAAAGCCGGCAGATTACACAG GTATATGGATTCTACGATGAGTGCCTCCGTAAGTATGGATCAGTAAACGTATGGCGATATTGCACGGATATTTTTGACTACTTAAG TCTGTCAGCACTTATTGAAAACAAAATCTTTAGTGTCCATGGAGGTCTTTCTCCTGCTATAACAACTTTAGACCAG ATCCGAACAATAGATCGTAAGCAAGAGGTTCCTCATGATGGAGGCATGTGTGATCTTCTATGGTCAGATCCAGAAGATGCTGTTGATGGCTGGGGTATAAGTCCCAGGGGTGCAGGCTATTTGTTCGGAGGGAATGTTGTTATGTCCTTTAATCATTCAAATAATATCGATTACATATGTCGTGCACATCAGTTGGTTATGGAAGGATACAAATGGATGTTTAACAACCAGATTATAACTGTCTGGTCTGCTCCTAATTACTGTTACAG GTGTGGTAATGTGGCAGCTATACTTCAGCTGGATGAGGGCCTGAATAAGCAGTTCCAAGTATTTGAAGCTGCACCACAT GAATCAAGAGGGATTCCTTCCAAAAAGCCACCTCCAGATTACTTCCTCTGA
- the LOC135629501 gene encoding serine/threonine-protein phosphatase PP-X isozyme 2-like isoform X1, whose amino-acid sequence MKELFKVGGECPKTNYLFLGDFVDRGFYSVETFLLLLALKVRYPDRITLIRGNHESRQITQVYGFYDECLRKYGSVNVWRYCTDIFDYLSLSALIENKIFSVHGGLSPAITTLDQIRTIDRKQEVPHDGGMCDLLWSDPEDAVDGWGISPRGAGYLFGGNVVMSFNHSNNIDYICRAHQLVMEGYKWMFNNQIITVWSAPNYCYRCGNVAAILQLDEGLNKQFQVFEAAPHESRGIPSKKPPPDYFL is encoded by the exons ATGAAAGAATTATTTAAGGTTGGCGGAGAATGTCCAAAGACCAATTACTTGTTTTTAGGTGATTTTGTTGATCGTGGGTTTTATTCAGTTGAAACCTTCCTGCTGCTGCTTGCGTTGAAG GTGAGGTATCCAGACCGCATAACACTTATTCGAGGAAACCATGAAAGCCGGCAGATTACACAG GTATATGGATTCTACGATGAGTGCCTCCGTAAGTATGGATCAGTAAACGTATGGCGATATTGCACGGATATTTTTGACTACTTAAG TCTGTCAGCACTTATTGAAAACAAAATCTTTAGTGTCCATGGAGGTCTTTCTCCTGCTATAACAACTTTAGACCAG ATCCGAACAATAGATCGTAAGCAAGAGGTTCCTCATGATGGAGGCATGTGTGATCTTCTATGGTCAGATCCAGAAGATGCTGTTGATGGCTGGGGTATAAGTCCCAGGGGTGCAGGCTATTTGTTCGGAGGGAATGTTGTTATGTCCTTTAATCATTCAAATAATATCGATTACATATGTCGTGCACATCAGTTGGTTATGGAAGGATACAAATGGATGTTTAACAACCAGATTATAACTGTCTGGTCTGCTCCTAATTACTGTTACAG GTGTGGTAATGTGGCAGCTATACTTCAGCTGGATGAGGGCCTGAATAAGCAGTTCCAAGTATTTGAAGCTGCACCACAT GAATCAAGAGGGATTCCTTCCAAAAAGCCACCTCCAGATTACTTCCTCTGA